In the Ursus arctos isolate Adak ecotype North America unplaced genomic scaffold, UrsArc2.0 scaffold_5, whole genome shotgun sequence genome, one interval contains:
- the LOC125282990 gene encoding protocadherin alpha-7-like → MVYSSRGDRGHRHLLLFFIILKAWESTSGQIHYSVPEEAKHGTFVGRIAQDLGLELAELVPRLFRMASKGHRDLLEVNLQNGILFVNSRIDREALCGRSLECSIHLEVIVDRPLQVFHVEVEVKDINDNPPEFPQTQKNLFIAESRMLDSRFPLEGASDADIEENALLTYRLSPNEFFSLDVPTNDEQVKPLGLVLRKPLDREQSPELHLLLMATDRGKPELTGTVQLFIKVLDANDNAPAFDRTLYAVKLPENVPNGTLVIKLNASDLDEGLNGDIIYSFSSDVSPDIKSKFYIDAVSGEIIAIGHIDFEESKTYKLRVEAIDKGSLPLAGHCTVHVQVLDANDNAPELTVTSLSLPISENAQPGTVITLINVSDRDSGANGEVICSLTPHVPFKLVSTFKNYYSLVLESALDRESVANYVLVVTARDGGSPSLSTTASMSVEVADVNDNAPAFAQPEYTVFVKENNPPGCHIFTVSARDADAQENALVSYSLVERRVGERALSSYVSVHAESGKVYALQPLDHEELELLQFQVSARDAGVPPLGSNVTLQVFVLDENDNAPALLPRPGAGGAGGALSELVSRSVGAGHVVAKVRAVDADSGYNAWLSYELQPAAGGARSPFRVALYTGEISTTRTLDEADSARQRLLVLVKDHGEPALTATATVLLSLVESGQAPKASSRVLAGAAGAEAALVDVNVYLIVAICAVSSLLVLTLLLYTALRCSAPPTEGACGPGKPTLVCSSAVGSWSYSQQRRQRVCSGEGPPKTDLMAFSPSLPPCPGSLNTTEDPQASLESSGKVGCSNILFIYTFIFEV, encoded by the coding sequence ATGGTGTACTCGAGTCGAGGCGACCGGGGGCACCGGCATCTACTGCTGTTTTTCATAATTCTCAAAGCCTGGGAGAGCACAAGCGGCCAGATCCACTATTCGGTCCCGGAGGAGGCCAAACACGGCACGTTCGTCGGACGTATCGCCCAGGACTTGGGGCTGGAGCTGGCGGAGCTGGTGCCACGCCTGTTCCGGATGGCGTCCAAAGGCCACAGGGACCTTCTGGAGGTAAATCTGCAGAATGGCATTTTGTTTGTGAATTCTCGGATCGACCGGGAGGCGCTGTGCGGGCGGAGTCTGGAGTGTAGCATCCACCTGGAGGTGATCGTGGACAGGCCGCTGCAGGTTTTTCATGTAGAGGTGGAGGTGAAGGACATTAACGACAACCCGCCTGAGTTCCCCCAGACACAAAAGAATCTATTTATAGCTGAATCCAGGATGCTTGACTCTCGGTTTCCACTAGAGGGCGCTTCCGACGCAGATATCGAGGAGAACGCTCTGTTGACTTACAGACTGAGCCCCAACGAGTTTTTCTCTCTGGACGTACCAACAAATGACGAACAGGTAAAACCTCTTGGACTTGTATTACGGAAACCTTTAGACAGGGAACAGTCTCCAGAACTTCATTTATTGCTCATGGCCACTGATAGAGGCAAACCTGAGCTGACCGGCACCGTTCAGTTATTCATCAAAGTGCTGGACGCCAATGACAATGCCCCAGCTTTCGACAGAACACTATATGCTGTGAAATTACCAGAAAATGTTCCCAATGGAACTTTGGTAATTAAGCTTAACGCCTCAGATTTGGATGAAGGCTTGAATGGGGACATTATTTACTCATTCTCTAGTGATGTTTCCCCAGATATAAAATCTAAGTTCTACATAGATGCCGTAAGTGGAGAAATTATAGCAATAGGACATATCGATTTTGAAGAAAGTAAAACCTACAAACTTCGAGTAGAAGCTATCGATAAAGGCTCCCTACCACTAGCTGGTCACTGTACAGTTCATGTGCAAGTTTTGGACGCTAATGATAATGCTCCAGAGTTGACTGTTACTTCCCTGTCTCTCCCTATCTCAGAGAATGCTCAGCCGGGCACAGTCATCACCTTGATTAACGTGTCTGACCGAGATTCTGGAGCTAATGGGGAGGTGATTTGCTCACTAACACCCCATGTCCCCTTCAAGCTGGTGTCCACCTTCAAAAATTACTATTCGCTGGTGCTGGAAAGCGCCCTGGACCGCGAGAGCGTGGCGAACTATGTTCTAGTAGTGACCGCGCGGGACGGAGGCTCGCCTTCGCTGTCCACCACAGCTAGCATGTCCGTGGAAGTGGCCGACGTGAACGACAACGCACCGGCATTCGCGCAGCCCGAATACACCGTGTTCGTGAAGGAGAACAACCCGCCCGGCTGCCACATCTTCACGGTGTCTGCGCGCGACGCCGACGCGCAGGAGAACGCGCTGGTGTCCTACTCGCTGGTGGAGCGGCGCGTGGGCGAGCGTGCGCTGTCGAGCTACGTGTCGGTGCACGCGGAGAGCGGCAAGGTGTACGCGCTGCAGCCGCTGGACCACGAGGAGCTGGAGCTGCTGCAGTTCCAAGTGAGCGCGCGCGACGCGGGCGTGCCTCCGCTGGGCAGCAACGTGACGCTGCAGGTGTTCGTGCTGGACGAGAACGACAACGCGCCCGCGCTGCTGCCGCGGCCTggggcgggcggcgcgggcggcgcgcTGAGCGAGCTGGTGTCGCGGTCGGTGGGCGCGGGCCACGTGGTGGCGAAGGTGCGCGCGGTGGACGCGGACTCTGGCTACAACGCGTGGCTGTCGTATGAGCTGCAGCCGGCGGCGGGTGGCGCGCGCAGCCCGTTCCGCGTGGCGCTGTACACGGGCGAGATCAGCACGACGCGCACCCTGGACGAGGCGGACTCGGCGCGCCAGCGCCTGCTGGTGCTGGTGAAGGACCACGGCGAGCCGGCGCTGACGGCCACGGCCACTGTGCTGCTGTCGCTGGTGGAGAGCGGCCAGGCGCCAAAGGCGTCGTCGCGGGTGTTGGCGGGCGCGGCGGGCGCGGAGGCGGCGCTGGTGGATGTCAACGTGTACCTGATCGTCGCCATCTGCGCCGTGTCCAGCCTGTTGGTGCTGACGCTGCTGCTGTACACGGCGCTGCGGTGCTCGGCGCCGCCCACGGAGGGCGCGTGCGGGCCTGGCAAGCCCACGCTCGTGTGCTCCAGCGCGGTGGGGAGCTGGTCATACTCGCAGCAGAGGCGGCAGAGGGTGTGCTCTGGGGAGGGCCCGCCCAAGACCGACCTCATGGCCTTCagccccagccttcctccgtgtCCTGGATCTCTAAATACAACGGAAGATCCACAAGCTTCTTTGGAGTCTTCTGGAAAGGTGGGTtgctcaaatattttattcatttatacatttatttttgaagtgtGA